A window of Mustela erminea isolate mMusErm1 chromosome 19, mMusErm1.Pri, whole genome shotgun sequence genomic DNA:
GCATGCTCCTCCTTGATGCACTGAGGGATCATGGTAATGTAAGCAGTAGAGTCTGACTTTCTATCTCCTTCAGAAATATCCACTTCACTGCCCAGCTCTAAACTAAAGGAATGATCTGGAGTGGAGGACAGCGcccctggggagagaggaagtggTTGCAGGAAGGTAAAGGGGGCAATCTGGTCTGTTTTGGGTAAACTTTCTGGAAGATGGCCAATTGGGTTCACCGTCTGGGGGGGCTCCTTATTTGTCTCCTGGACTAAGGGGTCGAAGAGATCACACGTGTCATCCAATGTGGCCAAAAGCTCATCTGGCATGGTTTCCAGGTCATCTATACTGAACAGAGAATCAAAATCAAACTCCTTCAGATCCATTTTCTCCACCATCCAATCTGTCCCGGAGAAGGCATCCTCCTTGCCGTTGTCTGAGGCACTGACCAACCCATCCACAGCCTGCCATTCGGAGGAGCCCGCCTTAGCCTTGTCGCTGGAGAACCCATGAGGTTTGAAGTGCTTGGCCACCTCCAGGTAGTCGTTTAAGAGACCTAGTCCTTCCTCAGCCCCCAAACCCGACTGGTCGAAGGGGGACATCAAGTCCCCCACCAACACCTCGCTGCTCAGGAAACTCATCTCGGCCATGTCGCGGGACTTTACTGGCATCGAGGAATGTGCTTAATTCGAAGATGTCTTTGTCGGTTACTGCAACGCTGCTGCTGAATGCCGTCAGAAGCGCCATGGCTTAAGCCGCTGGGGGGTGCCGCTGCAGAGCctggtgctgctgctgccgctgcaaAGGCCAATGCTGCAGCAGGCACTGCTGCCTCTAATACGCCACGGCGGCCGCGGACCCTGTGGGGATTGGAGGAGGGAAGGCACGCACTTGCGGAAAAGATCTACATAGGAGGgcgggagaaaaagaaaatgcataagtacatcttttaaaaagagttccACTTTAAAACAGAATGCCAAGGTCGTAGTCTCCCTTcagaagcaacaacaacaaacatttctgAATAAAGAAAGACCATGATTGTTGTAAAATATCCTGAATATCACTGCtatgtaaaatacacatttggGCATTAATTATACTGCAATTCAGTTACATTTTGAGAACATTATTTCAAGTAGCACTTCCCAAATCCCATTTTAAGGTGTGGTCTCCTGCTTGATCTTCACACCTCACCTGTGTCACCTGCTTTACTCCTTCCCACCCACTGGAGTGTAAGACGCTTTCTCTCCAGATCCCAGGGCTCCTTGACTCCAGGATCTGGCTTAGATAGAGTGAGactcatctattttaaaaataggaatatgcattttgctggattttttttttaagatttttatgtattatatttgacacacacagagagagagatatcacaagtaggcaaagaggcaggcagagagagtggggagggaagcaggctcccagggcttgatcccaggaccctgagatcaggacctgagccaaaggcagaggcttaacccactgagccacccagtcacccccgtTGGATTATTTTTCAACACAGCATTATCCTCAGTAGAGAAGAGAGGACATTATAGAATTCTAGAAAACAGTTTcccaaaatactcttttttttttaagattttatttatttatttgacagatggagatcacaagtaggcagagaggcaggcagagagagagagaagaggaagcagcctccctgctgaacagacagcccaatgtggggctcaatcccaggctctgggatcatgacctgagccgaaggcagaggctttaacccactgagccacccaggtgccccccaaaatactCTTATTTGGCAACTTCGAAGGGAATGATTTTATGACAATTATAGGTGCTACTAGACTATGAAGAATGGCAACAACAATCCTTTTTAAACACTTACTAGTCACTAGAGAGCATTATAACAATCTGTATAAgttaatacaaacaaaaacacacaccgAAATAACTTATGAGaccaaacatattttttcttctatgagaGTACTTTGCCAAACATCCAGTAAATGCAAGAAActaggtttggtttttttaaaagattttatttatttgacagagatagagagatcacaagtaggcagagatgcagaccgagagagggagaagcaggcttcccactgagcagagagcctgatgtgtagctcgatcccaggaccctgagattatgacctgagccaaaggcagagacttaactcactgagccacccaggtgcccccccagtcCCACTTTAAAATGAGTCCCCTAATGCTAGTGCTGTGGCTTTCAATTATAGAACTAAGCTCGGGCTACCTAGATGACAACATGACTGAGGACAGTCAATGCCACCAGCTGCAGGCTGTAAGGATGCTGGGggcacccaccacccaccacccaccacatACATGCCAGGATTACCAGCAGCCCTCTTGGTCCAATGGCCTTGATGCATGTGCTACAGCACACCCAAAACTCTGTCAACATGAGAGTGTATTCTACGTGTCTGGTAGCCCAATGGATTGATGACCTAACTGTTATGCAGCCCTATACACAATGGCTATAGGGTAGACCTACCCTGTCTCCTTCACGGTCTCTCCCCACTCCTATCCAGGAGGTCCCTACCTGAGCTCCTACTGTTGCTCTACCTACAGCCATTCCCAACCCAGAACAGGTAACACCAAGCCCATGGTCCCCCTGTTCTTGTACTTTGGTACACTCTAGCATGCCAAGACAATGTTGTAACCCGAGGGAGATCACTCTTTATcacaataaaggaaagaaactcaTGACAGGAAGCATTAAGCCCAGGCTAGCTACACTGGGGCTATAGGGATCCAAGATGCCCTGAGGAAAACAGTCCAACCTGCTGGAAAGCTGACCCTTATCAACCCCTACTAAGGTTTCCTCCCAATGGAGGGCCTCTCACTTTAGACCCTCAAGCATGTGATGTGATAGAAGAGGGCCACCATTTACTCAACACAACCAACCCTTGGTAGGAGTTCTATCTGACACCCAATGTCTCCAAACCCACACACAGTTGCCCTTAACTTGATGGGCACATGTCCACCACATCATGGTGCACTGCAGAACCTGGCACTCTTTTCACATGTGGAAGATATATCCATCAATGTTTACCAGCTAACCAGAGAGGGCCATGTCCATGGATGCTTCCTACTCCACAGGTAGATATAGTCCGCAAAAATCAATCCCTCTCCATTCCCTTGTTGGCATACGCATGGTCCAAGAGGGCCATCCAAACCATCCCACTTTTGGTTGGATTAGGCATAATGATAGCTGTGGGCATAAGGATAGGAGGAATGGCCTCATCCTATTATTACAAGAAGCTGTCAGAAAATCTTGCAGAAGATATGGAGCAGGTGGCTAAGTCTGTGATTACCATATAAGATCAGATTTACTCCTTAGAAGCAGGGGTACTACAGAATCAAAGGGGCTTAGACCTGCTCACTGCCAAAAAGGGGGGAACTCTGCCTCTTCCCAAATCAGGAATGTTGTTTCTACATGAACCAGTCAGAGTTAGTCAGAGACATGATCCAATGACTACAAGATCAGATTGCACGCAGGAGACAAGAATTAGCAAATCCTTGGGGCAATTGGTATGATGTATGGGGCTGGGCTGTGTGGCTCTTTCCTTTAGCCAGCCCTCTCCGCATGCTCCTGTTGGTACTCCTGTTCAGTCCATGTATTATTAATCTTATCACCCTATTCATCAGCTCTCAGTTGGAATCAATTAAATTGCAATTATTGGTAACTCAATACAGGTCTCTAGATCAACAAAAATCCAATGGAAATTATTGATGCCCATTCTaagtttaaaaagtcattgaaagggggggatgaaaaggaaaatcagCCAGAGCAGGTTCACACAGGGTAGCCCCAGGCCAGCAGACCCCAGTAGATAGAGCAAGAGATTACTAGAAGTCCCACTAAGGAGCAAGAGATAACCAGctgtttctgcttctgtaaacagaCTTCCCACCACAAGCCCCCTCCACTGCCATAAGAGCCTAGagcaacctcccactcccccagtttAAATGTACCTCCCAGCAGCTAGCATAGCCCTTGGAACCTGACCCCCTATACCCCCTGATAAAAACTCTGTAATCCCACTACGTAGGACCCAGAGCTTTAAGCACTAGCTCGTCTGGGTCCACcagcataaaataaattcaagttctCCTACTACTCTGAGTGTCTCTTGGTCTCTTGCCAATCTGATTATTTTCTGCGACAATACAGACATATCACAAATATCACCTGCCCAAGACTTTGCACAGTTGGTCTCAAcctacaaatatatatgtaagcaaaaataacattaaaggggcacctgggtggctcagtgggttaggccgctgccttcgactcaggtcatgatcccagggtcctgggatcgagccccgcatcgggctctgtgctcagcagggagcctgcttcctcctctctctctgcctgcctctctgcctacttgtgttctctctctctctctgtcaaataaataaataaataaataaataaaaacattaaaagtatttgttctgttttaaaggtataaaaaatagaattaaactgTAATGAACAACAACAGAAAGGTTTAAAAGGACTGTGCATATCAAAAACTTAGCTTTAAGAAAACTgtgaaggggggcgcctgggtggctcagtgggttaagccgctgccttcggctcaggtcatgatctcggggtcctggaatcgagtcccacatcgggctctctgctcagcaaggagcctgcttcctcctctctctctgcctgcctctctgcctacttgtgatctctctctgtcaaataaataaataaaatcttaaaaaaaaaaaaaaaaagaaagaaaactgtgaaggaaaatgtgaaatgaCTCCTGAATATGGTGCTTTCATTTTGCAGTGGGAGAAGTAAGGCTTCTGTCTGGGAAGATCTCTCTTGGTAAATAACTTAGTATATGATAACagcagagaaatttctttttgtgtggttGGAGTTTGATCATAAACTCATTTTGGTGAGGACTGTTCCTCTACTAGTTATAGTAGGCTATGGAATCTGAGAGGCttggtgggttttgttgttgatgagtgtgtgtgtgtgtgtgtgtgtgtgtgtgtgtttaaaagagagagagagagacagagagacagagagacagatgggggggttgggtaggggaagagggagagagaaacttaagcaggctcgaTGCCCAGCAGGAACTCTACCAGGAGTCAGTCACAGGACCCTGAAAACACAacaagccacccaagtgtccctgtttaaattgttttttagcTAGCCATGAGAAACTGTTTCTGATCTAGCTCCCCACTTATAGCCCAATAGGCTGCACATTACAAAATTAGCTGTAGTTCAGTTATGACTTGACTAAAGGACGATGACTTCGTCTTGTAATACCGCATGGCCACAATATGCTTTATGGTCAAGAGAAGCACAGATTGCAGGCCCAGATGCATCTGcctcttagaaatttaaaattcttcacaATGCAGCCCATTTAAAGGCTTGATGCATTCTGTAGAGGAGATTCTGAATAAAGCCAAAGACAAAGGACCTTAGCTCTTCTCAGTAGAACCTGGCAGACTCACCTTCAGCACCCATCAGCCATGGCCCAGGGATGACATTGACAATACAAATAATTTAGATGCTCCATCCGGGGAAGCATAGAAAACTCACTCACTTAGCACACTAAGTGCTCTGAATTTATGACTCCAGAGAAAACCAGCACAAAATATAATCAACCATCTCCAGTGACACCAGAAGGAGCAAGAGGACTCTAATCAGCACATTCAGTCACAGCTAACTCCCCTGAGGTAGTGCTGAGCATTTCAACCCACGAGGATGGAAAGTAACCATCACACCATGAAAGAAGTGATAGAGAAACATCTTCCAACAATCTGGTATGATTCATGTTCAATACACATCGGTGACCTGTTTCCAAGTgtctaaatgaaatgaaaacgaTACTAAGGATGATTTTAATGCTCAAGTGGCCTAAATGAGAAACATTGGAAATACATAATTTGTATAATTAGGTACCTACTGTGCGAGAGAAAACTATTAATGTAAACAAACTAAGTGGGACACATATTTTGACTGGGATTGAGAAACATTAAGGAACCACTGACAAAACAGCAACCATGCAAGAAACAACTAAGGAACCTTGAGAGACAGTGACAACAGCAGAGGTCAAAAATCTCAACTCCTGCAGAAGTATTTCCTACTATTCCACCTTCTTCACAtaatttcttcttaagattttatttatttatttgacagagagagagagagagagagcacaaggaaacagagcagcaggcagagggagagggggaagcaggctccccactgagcagagagcccaatgcagaactcgatcccaggaccctaagatcatgacctaagccaaaggcagaggcttaacccactgagccacccaggcatccctctttatATACCTTAAATAGGATGTCAGGAAATGAGGCATTAAAATCAAATCCTCTGTCAGAGAACAGGAATTCTTGTCACCTCAAAGATCCTTCTAGCTAGACTAAGAATCACAATGGCATGAGCAGACTAACaagaaaaaatcatattaaatcaGTGTACATATAGGGAATCTGCAGAGACTTGAAAATTCCAAAGACTGTCAGGCAAGATGAAGTACAAATGTCATCCTGAACTGAGACAAATGGGTCAGGGCCTGGAGcttctgagaaaaggaaaactccTCACAGGGTGCTAAGAAGAGCACATATTTGATAACAGGATATTTGTCCTACCTTACAGTTGGGTCATGGAGATAAACTTGGTCTCTGTGACTAACCTTTGTTCTGAGAAAGAGCCCCAATTTAGATTCCATTGTGTGGTTAAGAGAGCAGGGAAGGGCTTTCTTGAGTCTGCAGGTTCTCAAGTACCTTGAACTCAAGTTACCTCCAGGATAAAGGGGCACATTCAGGCACTGGGGGGATGGACCGGCTGTCTAGAAGCCCTTCAGTTCCTTACCTGAAACTTCCTTATGAGTTTCATACATTAAAATTTCACCTGATAAATTGTTTCCTGTCACTGGTCCAGCATTTTAGGCCTGACAATAAATAGGTCAGTAGAGTCAAAGTCATTTCAGGAGGCAGTGATGCAGGTGTATTTTCAAAGTTAGCCCTGTGGCACAAATAAtgtaattaatgaaatatttacacTTAAGAGCAAATGTTAAGCCAGTTTCTGTCTTCTAAGGGTAGCAGTTGACCAGACATCTGGTCAGATGTCAGACTTGAAGTATCTTGAGATAGAGGACAGGTGGCGACCACTGGATAGATCTTCCTGGTTTATAGTTCAAATACATCTGGCAATGTTTGCAGTGGCCGATGGAGCCACAGCCCTAAGATTGTCTCTCCATGAATATAAGGGTGATTTTGTTCCATCAAGTCATTTATATGAAGTTTCCAGAGCTTCAGGGAAAAGGACAGTTTTAGTTCTCGCATAATTCCATATCAGAAtggtgggagaaaaataaaaatattagtttagTGATTTGTAGCCAGACATTGGAGAACCCTAGAAGAAATCAAGATCTAGTCCATTGTATatgaaaactattaaaacattttatccacaggggcacctgggtggctcagtgggttaaagcctctgccttcggctcaagtcatgatcccagggtcctgggatcaagcctcacatccgggctctctgctcagtggggagcctgcttcccttcttctctctcggcctgcctctctgcctatttatgatctctgtcgaataaataaataaagtcttaaaaaaattttatcaactAAGATGtgttattaaaacacatttttctctgggtgcctgggtggcccagggggttaaagcctctgcctttggctcaggacctggtctcatagtcctgggatcaagccccacattgggctctctgctcaggagggagcctgcttcccaccccgcctctctgcctgcctctctgcctacttatgatctctgtctgtcaaataaataaaatcttaaaaaaaaaacaaaaaacatt
This region includes:
- the LOC116579150 gene encoding cyclic AMP-dependent transcription factor ATF-4-like; this translates as MPVKSRDMAEMSFLSSEVLVGDLMSPFDQSGLGAEEGLGLLNDYLEVAKHFKPHGFSSDKAKAGSSEWQAVDGLVSASDNGKEDAFSGTDWMVEKMDLKEFDFDSLFSIDDLETMPDELLATLDDTCDLFDPLVQETNKEPPQTVNPIGHLPESLPKTDQIAPFTFLQPLPLSPGALSSTPDHSFSLELGSEVDISEGDRKSDSTAYITMIPQCIKEEHAPSDNDSGICMSPESYLGSPQHSPSTSRGSQNRSLLSPGFLCGSARPKPYDAPGEKTAAKVKVEKLDKKLKKMVQNKTVATRYRQKKRAEQEALTSECKELEKKNEALKEWAESLAKEIQYLKDLIEEVRKAREKKRVP